The following proteins are co-located in the Vicugna pacos chromosome 3, VicPac4, whole genome shotgun sequence genome:
- the NKD2 gene encoding protein naked cuticle homolog 2 isoform X2 — MEEVEQRGGCAEHSARDKQELPSGDPKEGHFREDQGPLEVVLPPEKAEGREGLGQLLSPEDGERAATREGPRGLGKKRLNVDALQCDVSVEEDSHQEWTFTLYGFDHSGKATREDMSSLMHTIYEVVDASVSHSSGSSKTLRVKLTVSPEPSSKRKEGTPTGQDREPTRCRTEGELTEDPRVADKRLSAHVRRPSADPSPCSERGPYCVDENTERRNHYLDLAGIENYTSKFGPGSPPGQAKALHPQTRSRSQESDAHSAHHRRCPAPADRALLAAEPVPRALDLQPRLKGQEKQFLKSPPGAGRPPGAPSGAGRPGRAFSYHPPPPPSQAPPDGHRLPQPPPQPPPPPCGHRRCRQKGREGPSPLRAALGQPAVLEHEVVRDLPPLLLGEACAVPVVQRHEHHHHHEHHHHHHHHHHAPS; from the exons GAGCTGCCCAGCGGGGACCCCAAGGAAGGACATTTCCGGGAGGACCAGGGCCCACTAGAGG TGGTGCTGCCGCCTGAGAAGGCTGAGGGCCGAGAGGGCCTGGGGCAGCTCTTGAGCCCAGAGGATGGAGAAAGAGCGGCAACCCGCGAGGGCCCCCGAGGCCTGGGCAAGAAGCGCCTGAACGTTGAC GCGCTCCAGTGTGATGTCTCAGTGGAGGAAGACAGCCACCAGGAGTGGACGTTCACCCTGTACGGCTTCGACCACAGTGGGAAGGCCACCAGAGAG GACATGTCCAGCCTGATGCACACCATCTACGAGGTTGTCGACGCCTCGGTCAGCCACTCCTCGGGCAGCAGCAAGACCCTCCGTGTGAAGCTGACTGTCAGCCCGGAGCCCTCCAGCAAGAGGAAGGAAGGCACCCCCACCGGCCAGG ACCGGGAGCCCACGCGCTGCAGGACAGAAGGGGAGCTCACCGAGGACCCCAGGGTGGCGGACAAGAGGCTGTCTGCGCACGTCAG GAGGCCCAGCGCGGACCCCAGCCCCTGCTCCGAGCGGGGGCCGTACTGCGTGGATGAGAACACTGAGCGGAGAAACCACTACCTGGACCTGGCTGGCATCGAGAACTACACGTCTAAGTTTGGACCCG GGTCCCCCCCAGGGCAGGCCAAGGCCCTGCACCCCCAGACCAGGTCCCGCTCCCAGGAGTCGGACGCGCACTCCGCGCACCACCGCCGGTGTCCTGCACCGGCCGACCGTGCCCTGCTGGCCGCAGAGCCTGTCCCCCGCGCCCTGGACCTGCAGCCCCGGCTGAAGGGGCAGGAGAAGCAGTTCCTGAAGTCCCCCCCGGGTGCGGGGAGGCCACCCGGGGCGCCCAGCGGGGCGGGGAGGCCCGGGAGAGCCTTCAGCTACCACCCGccaccacccccatcccaggCCCCCCCGGATGGCCaccgcctcccgcagcccccgccccagcccccgccACCGCCCTGCGGCCACAGGCGGTGCCGGCAGAAGGGCAGGGAGGGCCCCTCGCCTCTCAGGGCTGCGCTGGGCCAGCCCGCGGTGCTGGAGCACGAGGTGGTGCGGGACCTGCCGCCCCTGCTGCTGGGCGAGGCCTGTGCGGTGCCCGTGGTCCAGCGCCAcgagcaccaccaccaccacgagcaccaccaccaccaccaccaccaccaccacgcccCCTCCTAG